In the Cydia splendana chromosome 2, ilCydSple1.2, whole genome shotgun sequence genome, one interval contains:
- the LOC134806128 gene encoding heterogeneous nuclear ribonucleoprotein H2-like codes for MLGSGDGGNIVKLRGLPFSTTVEDVLDFLSGVNVLNGKDGVHLTEVRPGRPSGECFVEVETPEDVDEALKKDKENMGKRYIEVFSTDRQDMEWALNAMRQSENGFGSLPHVTDDMGIVKLRGLPFGCSKEEIVQFFDGLNVATDGVHLLSDATGRASGEAFVHFSDKESADQALSRDREKIGHRYIEVFLSSADEVRAYGARMEGGGFRSARGYRAAPYDRNERFAARPTRGRGGGGDNFSGGFGGRGGFRRGGGGGGGGGGGGHCVHMRGLPFKASPQDVAYFFKPIRPMNINILYDNSGRPSGEADVEFECHEDAMRAMRRDKNNMDHRYIELFLKSAPGGGGGGFKANRNFRN; via the exons ATGTTGGGGTCTGGCGACGGCGGCAACATTGTGAAGCTGAGAGGCTTGCCTTTCTCCACGACCGTTGAAGACGTCCTCGACTTTCTCAGCGGCGTCAACGTACTGAACGGAAAGGATG GTGTGCATCTCACTGAAGTACGGCCTGGGAGGCCCTCGGGAGAGTGCTTTGTGGAAGTCGAGACTCCAGAGGATGTTGACGAAGCCCTGAAAAAGGATAAGGAGAATATGGGGAAGAGATACATTGAAG TTTTCTCCACCGACCGCCAGGACATGGAATGGGCTCTAAACGCCATGCGTCAAAGCGAAAACGGCTTTGGCAGTCTCCCCCACGTGACTGATGATATGGGCATCGTCAAGCTCCGAGGCCTGCCGTTTGGCTGCTCGAAGGAAGAAATTGTCCAGTTCTTCGATG GGTTGAACGTCGCTACTGACGGGGTGCATTTGCTATCGGACGCCACGGGTCGAGCCTCCGGAGAGGCCTTCGTACACTTCTCAGACAAGGAGAGCGCCGATCAGGCGCTGTCGAGGGACAGGGAGAAAATAGGACACAG ATACATAGAGGTGTTCTTGAGCTCGGCCGACGAGGTGCGCGCGTACGGAGCGCGCATGGAGGGCGGGGGCTTCCGCTCGGCGCGCGGCTACCGGGCGGCGCCCTACGACCGCAACGAGCGCTTCGCCGCCCGCCCGACGCGcggccgcggcggcggcg GCGATAACTTCTCCGGCGGCTTTGGCGGTCGCGGCGGGTTCCGACGaggaggcggcggcggcggcggtggcggcggcggcggacaCTGCGTGCATATGAGAGGGCTGCCTTTCAAGGCGTCTCCACAAGATGTCGCCTAC TTCTTCAAACCCATCCGGCCGATGAACATCAACATACTGTACGACAACAGCGGGCGGCCTTCGGGAGAGGCTGACGTCGAATTTGAATGTCACGAGGACGCCATGCGG GCCATGCGTCGTGACAAAAACAACATGGACCACCGTTACATCGAACTGTTCCTAAAATCAGCGccaggcggcggcggcggcggcttcAAGGCCAACCGTAACTTCAGGAATTGA